The proteins below are encoded in one region of Corvus hawaiiensis isolate bCorHaw1 chromosome 3, bCorHaw1.pri.cur, whole genome shotgun sequence:
- the STON1 gene encoding stonin-1 isoform X1 encodes MCSPNPANWVTFDDEPLFQSPQKLVDNQSSCKANGLKLNLSSVHESSSRSSSTGSTPLSSPVVDFYLSPGPPSNSPLTTPTRDYPGNLCFPKSGVHMLYPIPEWPTNVNPPPSPGICSSLASQKPSNLPLNPSPNDHPVKALVSKSADEGSPNPPGSSEELAPGHFPYFHSDCAFSSPFWKEGCSLSTLPANVSMHRKDKVLDRSGCHPRDKETCQDQKSLNQGSFSYICERLEHLQADNCEAVENPPISSTHAWHKLSPTIPRSLFRSRKSDGWPFMLRIPEKKNMMSSRQWGPIYLSVLAGGVLQMYYEKGLEKPFKEFQLQPQCKLSEPKLESYNVSGKIHTVKIECVSYTEKRRYHPKVEVIHEPEVEQMLKLGTTDYNDFTDFLVTVEEELMKLPTVSRQKRNYEEQEMTLEIVDNFWGKVTKAEGKLVESAVITHIYCLCFVNGGAECFLTLNDLELQKRDERYFQKEQERKWIDILDCHFHNCVKKQEFEQSRIIKFTPLDACRLELMRFRTRYSGQDLPFSVKAAVVVQGAYIELQAFINMSSTAQILTRSPSAKYCENVMIRFPVPTQWIKALWTMNLQRQKSLKAKMNRRACLGALHEVESDPVIQVSVGTAKYESAYRAVVWKIDRLPDKNSSLDHPHSLSYKLELGSDQEIPSDWYPFATVQFVVHDTCASGTEVKSLGIESDLQPQKHVVQKAFYNCQVEIEKKWIRLDGEDPDKAGNCLMQ; translated from the exons ATGTGTTCCCCAAATCCAGCAAACTGGGTCACCTTTGATGACGAGCCACTCTTCCAGTCACCTCAGAAGTTGGTTGATAATCAGAGTAGTTGCAAAGCAAATGGTCTTAAGCTCAACTTGTCCAGTGTTCATGAGTCTTCAAGTAGGTCATCCTCTACAGGCAGCACTCCACTCTCATCTCCTGTAGTTGATTTCTACCTAAGTCCTGGACCCCCCAGCAACTCTCCACTTACTACACCTACCAGAGACTACCCGGGAAACCTGTGCTTTCCAAAGTCTGGGGTTCACATGCTTTATCCCATCCCTGAATGGCCAACAAATGTTAACCCTCCTCCATCCCCCGGGATTTGCTCATCCCTAGCCTCACAGAAACCAAGCAACCTTCCTTTGAACCCCTCACCTAATGACCATCCAGTTAAGGCTTTGGTCTCCAAATCAGCAGATGAAGGAAGCCCTAACCCACCAGGAAGCTCTGAGGAGCTGGCTCCAGGACACTTCCCGTACTTCCACAGTGACTGTGCTTTTTCCAGTCCTTTTTGGAAGGAAGGGTGCTCCCTTAGCACGTTGCCAGCTAATGTTAGCATGCACAGGAAGGACAAAGTGCTCGACAGGAGCGGGTGTCATCCTAGAGACAAAGAAACTTGTCAAGATCAGAAGAGCCTTAACCAGGGCTCCTTCAGTTACATCTGTGAGAGGCTTGAACATCTGCAAGCTGACAACTGTGAGGCTGTGGAAAACCCACCCATCTCCAGCACCCATGCGTGGCACAAGCTCTCCCCCACCATCCCACGCAGCCTTTTCAGGAGCCGGAAATCAGATGGGTGGCCGTTCATGCTGAGGATTCCTGAAAAGAAGAACATGATGTCATCTCGGCAGTGGGGCCCTATTTACCTGAGTGTCCTGGCTGGAGGGGTGTTGCAGATGTATTACGAAAAGGGCCTGGAGAAACCTTTCaaggaattccagctgcagccgCAGTGCAAGCTGTCCGAACCCAAACTGGAGAGCTACAATGTCTCAGGAAAAATCCACACTGTGAAGATCGAGTGCGTGTCTTACACGGAGAAGAGGAGGTACCATCCCAAAGTAGAGGTGATCCATGAGCCGGAGGTGGAGCAGATGTTAAAGCTGGGCACCACAGATTATAACGACTTCACCGATTTCCTCGTGACAGTCGAGGAGGAGCTCATGAAACTTCCTACTGTTTCCAGACAAAAGAGGAATTATGAAGAGCAGGAAATGACTCTGGAGATAGTGGATAACTTTTGGGGGAAAGTCACTAAGGCAGAAGGAAAACTCGTAGAAAGTGCAGTCATCACACACATTTACTGCCTGTGTTTTGTGAACGGTGGTGCTGAGTGTTTTCTAACCCTGAACGACCTGGAGCTCCAGAAGAGGGACGAGCGTTACTttcagaaggagcaggagaggaagtGGATCGATATTCTCGACTGCCATTTCCATAACTGTGTGAAAAAGCAGGAGTTTGAGCAATCACGGATTATTAAGTTTACACCCCTGGATGCCTGCAGGCTGGAACTGATGCGTTTCAGGACACGCTACAGCGGGCAAGACCTTCCCTTTTCTGTGAAGGCTGCAGTGGTGGTTCAGGGGGCTTACATTGAACTTCAGGCTTTCATAAACATGTCTTCAACTGCTCAGATCCTGACACGTTCACCCTCTGCGAAATACTGTGAAAATGTTATGATACGCTTTCCTGTTCCCACACAGTGGATCAAAGCACTTTGGACCATGAACCTCCAAAGGCAAAAGTCcctaaaagcaaaaatgaataGGAGAGCATGCCTTGGGGCTTTGCATGAGGTTGAATCTGATCCTGTAATCCAAGTCTCGGTTGGAACAGCAAAATACGAGAGTGCCTACAGGGCCGTGGTGTGGAAGATTGACAGGCTTCCAGATAAAAATTCAA gttTGGATCATCCACACAGCCTGTCTTACAAACTGGAACTCGGGTCAGACCAGGAGATACCATCTGACTGGTATCCATTTGCTACTGTCCAATTTGTTGTTCATGATACCTGTGCCTCAGGAACAGAAGTGAAGTCCCTGGGCATAGAGAGTGATCTGCAGCCCCAGAAACACGTGGTTCAGAAAGCTTTTTACAATTGCCAG GTTGAAATTGAAAAGAAGTGGATTAGGCTTGATGGAGAAGACCCAGATAAGGCTGGCAACTGCCTAATGCAATGA